The following coding sequences are from one Anser cygnoides isolate HZ-2024a breed goose chromosome 10, Taihu_goose_T2T_genome, whole genome shotgun sequence window:
- the DENND6A gene encoding protein DENND6A isoform X3 has translation MSLSLNFEGQSNSAGLILSCQVIYPPHSKLTDKEKTSICYLSFPDSNSGCLGDTQFCFRFRRSPGRKVSLCCFLDQLDRDLPVYLKKDPAYYYGYVYFRQVRDKSLKRGYFQKSLVLISKLPYVHLFRTVLKQIAPEYFEKSEAFLEAVCSDVDRWPPPIPGEILHLPIMGIIMKLRIPTYRDKPGTTQIVQNMHQANAQISMALPTVHEVDLFRCFCPVFFHIQMLWELVLLGEPLVVMAPSPSESSETVLALVSCISPLKYCSDFRPYFTIHDSEFKEYTTRTQAPPSVILGVTNPFFAKTLQHWPHIIRIGDIKLPGDVPKQVKVKKLKNLKTLDSKPGVYTSYKPYLNKDEEIVKQLQKGVQQKRPTEAQSVILRRYFLELTESFIIPLERYVASLMPLQKCISPWKSPPQLRHFSQDEFMKTLEKAGPQLTSGLKGDWIGLYRHFLKSPNFDGWFRSRQKEMTQKLEALHLEALCNENLVFWSQKHTEVETVDLVLKLKNKLLQADREHLPVKTDTLKKLQAHIHDIILALPDDLQDILLKTGTT, from the exons gtaATATATCCTCCACATTCAAAACTCACAGATAAAGAG AAAACCAGTATTTGCTATTTGTCTTTTCCAGATTCCAACTCAG GTTGTCTTGGGGACACGCAGTTTTGTTTTAGATTTCGACGGTCTCCTGGAAGGAAAGTTTCATTGTGTTGTTTTCTGGACCAATTGGATAGAGATCTACCAGTTTACTTAAAg AAAGATCCAGCATATTACTATGGCTATGTATATTTCAGACAAGTTCGAGACAAATCATTAAAAAGAGGCTATTTCCAGAAG TCACTGGTCCTCATCAGCAAGCTGCCATATGTCCACCTCTTTCGCACTGTGCTTAAGCAAATAGCACCAGAATATTTCGAAAAAAGTGAAGCTTTCCTGGAAGCAG tctgTAGTGATGTTGATCGCTGGCCACCACCAATTCCAGGGGAGATACTACATTTGCCTATCATGGGTATTATAATGAAG cTGCGGATTCCGACATACCGTGACAAGCCTGGAACAACCCAAATAGTACAGAACATGCACCAG GCAAATGCTCAGATCTCTATGGCCTTACCAACTGTTCATGAAGTAGACCTTTTCAG GTGTTTCTGTCCAGTGTTCTTTCACATCCAGATGCTTTGGGAACTAGTACTGCTAGGAGAACCGCTTGTTGTGATGGCACCGTCACCGTCAGAATCTTCAGAAACCGTGTTGGCACTTGTTAG TTGTATTTCACCATTAAAGTACTGCAGTGATTTCAGGCCGTACTTTACCATACATGACAGTGAATTCAAAGAATATACAACTCGCACACAAGCCCC acCATCTGTCATTCTAGGGGTGACGAATCCTTTTTTTGCTAAAACACTCCAGCACTGGCCCCACATTATTCGGATTGGAGATATTAAACTTCCAG GTGATGTTCCAAAGCAGGTGAAAGTGAAAAAACTGAAGAACCTAAAAACTTTGGACTCCAAACCTG gtgtTTATACCTCTTATAAGCCATACTTGAACAAAGACGAAGAAATTGTTAAACAGTTACAAAAG ggtGTGCAACAGAAACGTCCTACAGAAGCACAGAGTGTGATTCTTCGGAGATACTTTTTGGAATTGACAGAAAGTTTCATTATTCCACTA GAACGTTATGTGGCAAGCCTAATGCCTTTGCAAAAATGTATATCACCATGGAAG aGTCCACCACAACTGAGGCATTTTAGCCAAGATGAATTCATGAAGACGCTAGAAAAAGCAGGACCACAGCTCACTTCTGGTTTAAAAGGAGATTGGATAGGACTTTACAG gCATTTTTTGAAATCACCAAATTTTGATGGCTGGTTTAGGAGCCGGCAGAAAGAAATGACACAGAAGTTGGAGGCCCTTCATTTAGAGGCACTCTGTAATGAG aATTTGGTTTTCTGGAGTCAGAAGCATACTGAAGTAGAAACGGTGGATCTTGTCTTAAAGTTAAAGAACAAACTG TTGCAGGCTGACAGAGAGCATCTTCCTGTGAAAACTGACACACTGAAAAAGCTGCAGGCACACATCCACGATATTATACTAGCACTTCCAGATGACTTGCAGGACATCTTGCTCAAAACTGGCACAACGTGA
- the ARF4 gene encoding ADP-ribosylation factor 4: MGLTISSLFSRLFGKKQMRILMVGLDAAGKTTILYKLKLGEIVTTIPTIGFNVETVEYKNICFTVWDVGGQDKIRPLWRHYFQNTQGLIFVVDSNDRERIQEAAEELQKMLQEDELRDAVLLLFANKQDLPNAMAISEMTDKLGLQSLRSRTWYVQATCATQGTGLYEGLDWLSNELSKR; encoded by the exons atgggcCTCACCATCTCCTCGCTCTTCTCCCGCCTCTTCGGCAAGAAGCAGATGCGCATCCTCATGG ttGGTTTGGATGCTGCTGGTAAGACAACCATCCTTTATAAGCTGAAGCTAGGAGAAATTGTCACCACAATCCCCACTATTG GTTTTAATGTGGAAACAGTagaatacaaaaacatttgtttcacGGTTTGGGATGTTGGTGGTCAAGATAAAATTAGACCTCTTTGGAGGCATTATTTCCAAAACACACAG GGCCTCATTTTTGTGGTGGATAGCAATGACAGAGAGAGAATCCAGGAAGCAGCGgaagagctgcagaaaatg ctTCAAGAGGATGAGCTGCGAGATgcagtgctgcttctgtttgcaaacaaacaagatcTGCCAAATGCCATGGCAATCAGTGAAATGACAGATAAACTAGGTCTTCAGTCCCTGCGCAGCAGAACT TGGTATGTCCAAGCTACCTGTGCTACGCAAGGAACTGGTCTGTATGAGGGACTTGACTGGCTGTCAAATGAACTCTCAAAACGCTAA